From the genome of Lotus japonicus ecotype B-129 chromosome 6, LjGifu_v1.2, one region includes:
- the LOC130724009 gene encoding pectinesterase inhibitor 3-like: MQHHHPLTLTLTTLFIFLLFTFSSSHEDLIHSSCLHARYPTLCLRTLSNYSGPADTPLDVARAALRVSLAHARRASHYLHTSNGGASSTSSSKRQRAALSDCAELVADSVEELRKSLEELQHLRPETFRWQMSNAMTWVSAALTDGDTCLDGGSVRLDVKRRVTDLAMVTSNALYMINRLGQGGPGKPVPHSRPGLSVKN, from the coding sequence ATGCAGCACCACCACCCTCTCACTCTCACACTCACCactctcttcatcttcctccttttCACTTTCTCCTCCTCCCACGAAGATCTAATCCATTCCTCCTGCCTCCATGCCAGGTACCCGACCCTCTGCCTCCGAACCCTCTCCAACTACTCCGGCCCCGCCGACACCCCCTTGGACGTCGCCCGTGCCGCCCTCAGGGTCAGCCTAGCCCACGCCCGCAGAGCCTCCCACTACCTGCATACCTCCAATGGCGGCGCGAGCAGTACCAGCAGCAGCAAGCGGCAGCGAGCGGCGCTGAGTGACTGCGCGGAGCTGGTAGCGGACTCGGTGGAGGAGCTGCGGAAGAGCTTGGAGGAGCTGCAGCACCTGCGGCCGGAGACGTTCAGGTGGCAGATGAGCAATGCTATGACGTGGGTCAGCGCCGCCCTCACCGACGGCGACACGTGCCTCGACGGCGGCAGTGTCAGGCTTGATGTGAAGCGCAGGGTCACCGACTTGGCAATGGTTACCAGCAATGCTCTTTACATGATCAATCGTTtgggccaaggtgggcctggaAAGCCCGTGCCTCATTCTAGGCCGGGCTTGAGTGTTAAGAATTGA
- the LOC130723273 gene encoding 3-oxoacyl-[acyl-carrier-protein] synthase II, chloroplastic isoform X2, whose product MAVALQPAQEVTTRRKPPVKERRVVVTGLGVVTSLGHDPDVFYNNLLDGVSGISEIDRFDCAEFPTRIAGEIKSFSTDGWVVPKLSKRMDKFMLYLLTAGKKALVDGGITEDVMDELNKRKCGVLIGSAMGGMQVFHDAIEALRISYKKMNPFCVPFATTNMGSAMLAMDLGWMGPNYSISTACATSNFCILNAANHIIRGEADVMLCGGSDAAIIPIGLGGFVACRALSQRNSDPTKASRPWDTNRDGFVMGEGAGVLLLEELEHAKKRGANIYAEFLGGSFTCDAYHITEPRPDGGGVKLCIEKALAHSGVSREDVNYINAHATSTPAGDLKEYQALIHCFGQNPELRVNSTKSMIGHLLGAAGGVEAVATVQAIRTGWVHPNINLENPDKGVDANVLVGSKKERLDIKAALSNSFGFGGHNSSIIFAPYK is encoded by the exons ATGGCTGTAGCTTTGCAACCTGCTCAAGAAGTTACAACAAGGAGAAAACCTCCTGTAAAGGAAAGACGAGTAGTTGTGACTGGTTTGGGCGTGGTTACATCACTTGGTCATGATCCAGATGTCTTCTACAATAATTTACTTGATGGTGTCAGTGGGataagtgagattgatagaTTTGACTGCGCTGAGTTTCCAACG AGGATTGCTGGGGAGATCAAGTCTTTCTCGACTGATGGCTGGGTAGTACCAAAACTTTCAAAGAGGATGGATAAATTTATGCTGTATCTGCTGACAGCGGGAAAAAAGGCCTTGGTTGACGGTGGAATTACTGAAGATGTAATGGATgagttaaataaaagaaaatgtgGTGTTTTGATTGGATCAGCAATGGGTGGCATGCAG GTTTTCCATGATGCTATTGAAGCTTTACGAATCTCATATAAGAAGATGAATCCTTTCTGTGTACCCTTTGCAACAACAAATATGGGCTCTGCCATGCTTGCAATGGATCTG GGCTGGATGGGCCCTAATTATTCAATCTCTACAGCGTGTGCTACAAGTAATTTTTGTATATTGAATGCTGCAAACCATATCATTAGAGGTGAAGCT GACGTGATGCTTTGTGGTGGCTCAGATGCTGCTATAATACCAATTG GTTTGGGAGGTTTTGTAGCATGCAGGGCACTCTCACAGAGAAATAGTGATCCAACCAAAGCTTCACGCCCATGGGATACT AATCGTGATGGATTTGTCATGGGAGAAGGGGCTGGAGTTTTGCTTTTAGAAGAATTAGAGCATGCTAAG AAAAGGGGTGCAAACATATATGCAGAGTTTCTTGGTGGAAGCTTCACGTGTGATGCATATCATATCACTGAGCCACGTCCTGATG GAGGTGGTGTTAAACTTTGCATTGAAAAGGCTTTAGCTCATTCTGGAGTGTCAAGGGAGGATGTGAACTACATAAATGCACATGCCACATCCACACCGGCTGGAGATCTTAAGGAGTACCAGGCTCTGATTCATTGTTTTGGCCAAAATCCTGAG CTAAGAGTGAATTCAACAAAATCTATGATTGGTCATCTACTAGGGGCAGCTGGTGGTGTGGAAGCCGTCGCAACAGTACAG GCAATAAGGACAGGGTGGGTTCATCCTAATATCAATCTAGAAAACCCCGACAAAGGAGTG GATGCCAATGTGCTTGTGGGATCAAAGAAAGAGAGACTGGATATCAAGGCGGCTTTGTCAAACTCATTTGGTTTTGGTGGCCACAACTCTTCAATCATATTTGCCCCTTATAAGTGA
- the LOC130726727 gene encoding uncharacterized protein LOC130726727 has product MNMLLDSHVEALAFNYLNFAALTILNNLWTWLALLTAALSFWRIRSSSHPVPKHNNPVAEPLLSESQPLAAETEAPAPRKILTAVVNGGSVDVDGVTKGKFTVYYYNEEEDMQCSGGEREEVLAAAFDGGEGCETEWWKCWETVLRVRNGESEKGWYTCQDLTELNGNVVRLWDGGRLRLGVGGGGGGSFTRETCLNSNSMMIRC; this is encoded by the coding sequence ATGAACATGTTGTTGGATTCCCATGTCGAGGCTCTTGCCTTCAACTACCTCAACTTCGCCGCACTCACCATCCTCAACAACCTATGGACCTGGCTCGCCCTCCTCACCGCCGCCCTCAGCTTCTGGAGAATCCGTTCCTCCAGCCACCCTGTTCCCAAGCACAACAACCCGGTTGCTGAGCCGTTGTTGTCAGAATCCCAGCCCTTAGCGGCGGAAACAGAGGCACCAGCACCACGGAAAATATTGACGGCGGTTGTTAACGGTGGATCTGTTGACGTTGACGGCGTTACGAAGGGGAAGTTCACGGTGTACTACTACAACGAGGAGGAGGACATGCAATGCAGTGGCGGCGAGAGGGAGGAGGTGTTGGCAGCGGCGTTTGACGGCGGAGAAGGGTGTGAAACGGAGTGGTGGAAATGTTGGGAGACGGTGTTGAGGGTGAGAAACGGTGAGAGCGAGAAGGGGTGGTACACGTGTCAGGATTTGACGGAGCTTAACGGCAACGTTGTTAGATTATGGGACGGTGGCCGGTTACGGTTAGGtgttggcggtggtggtggtggttcattCACGAGGGAAACGTGTCTGAATAGTAATAGCATGATGATTAGATGTTAG
- the LOC130723273 gene encoding 3-oxoacyl-[acyl-carrier-protein] synthase II, chloroplastic isoform X1: MASSLLSSCMSLSHHHSRRRRNLLSNSQLTSFNRTPTTNLNPPPRSGKVMAVALQPAQEVTTRRKPPVKERRVVVTGLGVVTSLGHDPDVFYNNLLDGVSGISEIDRFDCAEFPTRIAGEIKSFSTDGWVVPKLSKRMDKFMLYLLTAGKKALVDGGITEDVMDELNKRKCGVLIGSAMGGMQVFHDAIEALRISYKKMNPFCVPFATTNMGSAMLAMDLGWMGPNYSISTACATSNFCILNAANHIIRGEADVMLCGGSDAAIIPIGLGGFVACRALSQRNSDPTKASRPWDTNRDGFVMGEGAGVLLLEELEHAKKRGANIYAEFLGGSFTCDAYHITEPRPDGGGVKLCIEKALAHSGVSREDVNYINAHATSTPAGDLKEYQALIHCFGQNPELRVNSTKSMIGHLLGAAGGVEAVATVQAIRTGWVHPNINLENPDKGVDANVLVGSKKERLDIKAALSNSFGFGGHNSSIIFAPYK, encoded by the exons ATGGCTTCTTCATTGCTCTCCTCTTGCATGTCTCTCTCCCACCACCACTCTCGCCGCCGCCGGAACCTCCTCTCCAACTCCCAACTCACCTCTTTCAATCGCACGCCCACCACCAATCTCAACCCTCCGCCCCGCTCCG GTAAAGTAATGGCTGTAGCTTTGCAACCTGCTCAAGAAGTTACAACAAGGAGAAAACCTCCTGTAAAGGAAAGACGAGTAGTTGTGACTGGTTTGGGCGTGGTTACATCACTTGGTCATGATCCAGATGTCTTCTACAATAATTTACTTGATGGTGTCAGTGGGataagtgagattgatagaTTTGACTGCGCTGAGTTTCCAACG AGGATTGCTGGGGAGATCAAGTCTTTCTCGACTGATGGCTGGGTAGTACCAAAACTTTCAAAGAGGATGGATAAATTTATGCTGTATCTGCTGACAGCGGGAAAAAAGGCCTTGGTTGACGGTGGAATTACTGAAGATGTAATGGATgagttaaataaaagaaaatgtgGTGTTTTGATTGGATCAGCAATGGGTGGCATGCAG GTTTTCCATGATGCTATTGAAGCTTTACGAATCTCATATAAGAAGATGAATCCTTTCTGTGTACCCTTTGCAACAACAAATATGGGCTCTGCCATGCTTGCAATGGATCTG GGCTGGATGGGCCCTAATTATTCAATCTCTACAGCGTGTGCTACAAGTAATTTTTGTATATTGAATGCTGCAAACCATATCATTAGAGGTGAAGCT GACGTGATGCTTTGTGGTGGCTCAGATGCTGCTATAATACCAATTG GTTTGGGAGGTTTTGTAGCATGCAGGGCACTCTCACAGAGAAATAGTGATCCAACCAAAGCTTCACGCCCATGGGATACT AATCGTGATGGATTTGTCATGGGAGAAGGGGCTGGAGTTTTGCTTTTAGAAGAATTAGAGCATGCTAAG AAAAGGGGTGCAAACATATATGCAGAGTTTCTTGGTGGAAGCTTCACGTGTGATGCATATCATATCACTGAGCCACGTCCTGATG GAGGTGGTGTTAAACTTTGCATTGAAAAGGCTTTAGCTCATTCTGGAGTGTCAAGGGAGGATGTGAACTACATAAATGCACATGCCACATCCACACCGGCTGGAGATCTTAAGGAGTACCAGGCTCTGATTCATTGTTTTGGCCAAAATCCTGAG CTAAGAGTGAATTCAACAAAATCTATGATTGGTCATCTACTAGGGGCAGCTGGTGGTGTGGAAGCCGTCGCAACAGTACAG GCAATAAGGACAGGGTGGGTTCATCCTAATATCAATCTAGAAAACCCCGACAAAGGAGTG GATGCCAATGTGCTTGTGGGATCAAAGAAAGAGAGACTGGATATCAAGGCGGCTTTGTCAAACTCATTTGGTTTTGGTGGCCACAACTCTTCAATCATATTTGCCCCTTATAAGTGA